A window from Drosophila nasuta strain 15112-1781.00 chromosome 3, ASM2355853v1, whole genome shotgun sequence encodes these proteins:
- the LOC132791586 gene encoding microfibrillar-associated protein 1, with protein sequence MSAPAAPTGIQCTAGAVPVRNEKGEISMQKVKVQRYISGKRPDYACADSSSDESDDDDFVDNRKRMERHKAERHKLELERRDSADEKALDQEDEAEVDDPRLRRLRARPADMEDLERERRERHRHIHEPEMVESASEDEDDEDANVQQQRIERATNKITLASESDTDSELSDTELEKRRSKLRARMLQQQREEEVLQKEDEKQSESSESDSTEYEEETESEEENEPRLKPLFVRKRDRATIQEKEREAQKQKQIEAEAKRAAKERRRATLRMVEESVKKDLEKVKPETNEASIDDVCTADENDEVEYEAWKLRELKRMKRDREERDNADREKVEIERMRNLTEEERRQELRSNPKLVTNKATKGKYKFLQKYYHRGAFYLDEENDVLKRDFAQATLEDHFDKTILPKVMQVKNFGRCGRTKYTHLVDQDTTKFDSPWYAETSNNMKFHNERAGGMRQQFDKPTASKRKKME encoded by the exons ATGAGCGCACCAGCAGCTCCAACGGGCATCCAATGCACCGCGGGTGCAGTTCCCGTGCGCAATGAAAAGG GCGAGATTTCCATGCAAAAGGTGAAGGTACAGCGTTATATATCTGGAAAGAGACCTGATTATGCATGCGCCGATTCCAGCTCAGATGAAAGTGACGACGATGACTTCGTAGACAATCGCAAACGCATGGAGCGACACAAGGCTGAACGCCATAAGCTGGAATTGGAGCGACGTGACAGCGCTGACGAGAAGGCGCTAGATCAAGAGGATGAGGCCGAGGTGGATGATCCACGTTTGCGACGCTTGCGTGCTCGCCCGGCTGATATGGAAGATTTGGAGCGGGAGCGACGTGAACGCCATCGACACATTCACGAACCGGAAATGGTGGAAAGCGCAAGCGAAGATGAGGATGATGAGGACGCCAACGTGCAGCAACAGCGCATTGAGCGGGCAACCAATAAAATTACATTGGCATCCGAATCCGACACAGACTCCGAGTTGAGCGACACAGAATTGGAGAAGCGACGCTCCAAATTGAGAGCACgcatgttgcaacaacaacgggaAGAAGAAGTCCTTCAAAAAGAGGATGAAAAGCAATCGGAATCATCAGAGTCCGACAGCACCGAGTACGAAGAAGAGACAGAAAGTGAGGAGGAAAACGAGCCACGATTGAAACCATTGTTTGTGCGCAAACGTGATCGTGCCACCATCCAAGAAAAGGAACGTGAagcccaaaagcaaaagcaaattgaaGCGGAGGCCAAGCGAGCGGCCAAGGAACGAAGACGCGCCACACTGCGCATGGTGGAGGAGAGCGTGAAGAAGGATCTGGAAAAGGTGAAGCCAGAGACAAATGAAGCATCCATTGATGATGTGTGCACAGCCGATGAGAATGACGAAGTCGAGTACGAGGCGTGGAAACTGCGCGAACTCAAGCGAATGAAACGTGATCGCGAGGAGCGAGACAA cGCGGATCGTGAAAAGGTGGAAATTGAACGTATGCGCAATCTCACCGAGGAGGAGCGACGCCAGGAGCTGCGTTCAAACCCCAAGCTGGTGACGAACAAGGCGACCAAAGGCAAATACAAATTCCTGCAAAAGTACTATCATCGTGGTGCCTTCTACTTGGACGAGGAGAACGATGTGCTGAAGCGAGACTTTGCTCAAGCCACGCTCGAAGATCACTTCGACAAAACCATTCTGCCCAAGGTGATGCAAGTGAAGAACTTTGGTCGCTGTGGTCGCACCAAATACACGCATTTGGTAGATCAAGATACAACCAAATTCGATTCACCTTGGTATGCCGAAACCTCCAATAACATGAAATTTCATAATGAACGTGCTGGCGGCATGAGGCAGCAATTTGATAAGCCAACAGCTTCCAAGCGGAAAAAGATGGAATAG
- the LOC132791584 gene encoding ribosome quality control complex subunit TCF25, with the protein MSARMLKKLQGEADKLAPPPDDELDNDHLTDNDELDTVRGNSHLNPFDLLNQQSLSESEFKEDDNETEHPSAALQANAAAKKKKKKRKKKTKSHGNHISSEDNERQDKYLDTLDPLYGKLHEATPNSKQSQKTSTASAAASIRKLASQKLLTVELKHLNQQNEMRRTFGKRVVKVENKRGRQKPSLKSTYIVTAKDSWPPLTKNIVTMKLLPSPDTPSTSTSPKIQINDEENVQWFSFQHSQYYQGIQHMFLSALERIDSEFLITLIKRCPYHVDSLVQLSEVCKMTEDFALASELIERALLLLESSLHINFSLTSGNSRLDYRRQENRAFFIVLFKHAQYLEERACCRTAFEISKLLLSLQPDVDPLAMILVIDYYALRSKQYGWLVEFYEQYNAARNLSQLPNMAYSYALALYTLHGSCERANEALQYALLMFPGVLRPLLDEMSVQTDKRVLASSYFFADVSGNQSPALHQLVYLYVCRAKIVYRQNDVLSWLETNVNSVLDRIDAKDPIVADCKEKRSLRYSGTPPRPILRHVVLSDYKEKVPLAVFVAKEKQAIMTYDPLPPADTVNCYQRKSSSSSSPTTNTNSSVSMFFQSLLPSFNLNNIAAQQQQQQQQPQQQQAGGVAGEENIDAADIVAQQRRLAQVAQGQAEETGLQQSLTLMMDAMRDFLHNFRTAETLRAPETAVAHSSSSNDDEEEGSSDYVD; encoded by the exons ATGTCCGCACGTATGCTAAAGAAGCTGCAAGGCGAAGCCGATAAATTGGCCCCGCCGCCAGATGATGAATTGGACAATGATCACTTAACTGACAATGATGAACTGGACACGGTTCGAGGGAATTCGCATTTAAATCCATTTGATTTG CTAAATCAACAAAGTTTGTCCGAGAGCGAATTTAAAGAGGACGACAATGAGACCGAGCATCCATCGGCAGCGCTGCAAGCAAATGCCGCtgccaaaaagaagaagaagaaacgtAAGAAGAAGACTAAGTCGCATGGCAATCACATAAGCAGCGAAGATAATGAACGGCAAGACAAGTACTTGGACACCCTTGATCCCCTCTACGGCAAACTCCATGAAGCGACTCCCAACAGCAAACAGTCGCAAAAGACTTCAACGGCATCTGCAGCAGCTTCAATTCGGAAGCTGGCCAGCCAAAAACTGTTGACAGTGGAGTTGAAACATCTGAATCAACAGAACGAAATGCGGCGTACTTTTGGCAAACGTGTCGTCAAAGTCGA aaataaaCGTGGTCGCCAAAAGCCCTCGCTGAAGTCCACTTACATAGTAACCGCAAAGGATTCGTGGCCACCCTTGACCAAGAATATTGTGACAATGAAATTGCTGCCATCGCCGGATACTCCAAGCACATCCACAAGTCCGAAAATCCAAATCAACGACGAGGAGAATGTTCAATGGTTTAGCTTCCAGCACAGTCAATACTATCAAGGCATACAGCATATGTTTCTTTCGGCACTGGAACGCATCGATTCCGAGTTTCTGATCACGCTAATCAAACGCTGCCCCTACCACGTTGACTCGCTGGTCCAGCTGAGTGAGGTATGCAAGATGACGGAAGATTTTGCGCTTGCATCCGAGCTGATTGAGCGTGCGCTGCTACTCTTGGAGTCATCGCTGCATATCAACTTCAGCCTGACATCGGGCAATTCTCGCTTGGATTATCGTCGACAGGAGAATCGCGCCTTCTTTATTGTGCTCTTCAAGCATGCACAATATTTGGAGGAACGTGCTTGCTGTCGCACCGCATTTGAGATCTCCAAACTGTTGTTGAGTCTGCAGCCAGATGTTGATCCGCTGGCCATGATTCTGGTCATCGATTATTATGCATTGCGTAGCAAACAATATGGCTGGCTAGTGGAGTTCTATGAGCAGTACAATGCGGCACGCAATCTCAGTCAGCTGCCCAACATGGCTTACTCTTATGCCCTAGCGCTCTACACGCTGCATGGCAGTTGTGAGCGTGCCAACGAGGCTCTGCAATACGCGCTCCTGATGTTCCCGGGCGTACTGCGTCCGCTGCTCGACGAGATGTCTGTGCAAACGGATAAACGTGTACTGGCTTCGTCGTATTTCTTTGCCGACGTGTCTGGCAA TCAATCACCAGCGCTACATCAGCTTGTTTACTTGTATGTGTGTCGAGCGAAAATCGTTTATCGTCAGAATGATGTGCTTTCTTGGCTGGAGACGAATGTGAATAGCGTTCTGGATCGCATTGATGCCAAGGATCCGATTGTCGCTGATTGCAAAGAGAAGCGTTCGTTGCGCTACAGCGGCACACCACCGCGTCCTATTTTGCGTCATGTCGTCCTCTCGGACTACAAGGAGAAAGTGCCCTTAGCCGTGTTTGTGGCAAAGGAGAAGCAGGCAATCATGACTTACGATCCGCTGCCACCCGCTGACACTGTCAACTGTTATCAGCG TAAATCATCTTCGAGCAGTAGTCCAACTACCAATACCAACAGTTCTGTATCCATGTTTTTTCAATCGCTCTTGCCGTCATTCAATTTGAACAATATTgctgcacagcagcaacaacagcagcagcagccgcaacaacaacaagctggTGGTGTTGCTGGTGAGGAGAATATCGATGCTGCTGATATCGTGGCACAACAACGAAGACTAGCACAAGTGGCCCAAGGCCAAGCAGAAg AAACTGGTCTACAGCAGTCGTTAACTCTGATGATGGATGCGATGCGTGACTTTTTGCATAACTTTCGCACAGCTGAAACGTTGAGAGCACCTGAAACAGCCGTTGCCCATTCGAGTAGCAGCAATGATGACGAAGAGGAAGGATCCAGCGACTATGTGGATTAG
- the LOC132791838 gene encoding uncharacterized protein LOC132791838, which produces MKYRNNRGTILQIQFRTFLLEL; this is translated from the coding sequence ATGAAATACAGAAATAATCGTGGAACAATTCTACAAATACAATTCAGAACATTTTTACTTGAGCTGTGA
- the LOC132791582 gene encoding uncharacterized protein LOC132791582, with the protein MVFVTFRFEDGTNPEAVQLQPDTIYRIGRKRELEFHSDDESLELAHATIALIADGIVRIAAVAGKVLVNGSETEIQSISNSDIVNCLVDLKFGNVKAKLSFKEDKHDEAAHDSSGFEEETKDKSVDTTGDSFIIPETMPPPKEVCFDDDKELEKIQNRTVNNTSDSLVIPESMPPSANTTFDCDSFNIPETQAVPLHRQSRGPEVSKVSFDDDDFLIPETQEVLPQQNPRPDLEHKTNVVVDDDSSELGSQIRICTQEFNEFDEDAIDDFDSSLLLGDVAITVLGKGALKQPADNAAVDQEVSALNWSATNTKYSAVNSTKLDEEHARNEACLTPELSAAGIPLDDVPCTPDLFDFINNEANQSSNSPPHELINVTADVHRNSVCRAEKSAVNSIETPDNTPGEANDNNDDFIETQAFPMRKLIANDDDVATQAFNRNASWNDNDDFIATQVFPKRTSLVNSNLEDNIATQAFIRDPEVSKTKPKETDGNNSNTSSAFLAPQPKSTVNNLENFNNSNTSSPFKAPLAKPAVNDIANNSEDLIATQVFFKQPRVSETITKESTNSSININDDMQETQLFIPPKTADPNSSRLNISDCLSIGDELDHELKEFIALKSLPSSSEDEDFQFANSKCNTEKKEQNEISKEVAYQSATTFSRKRLAVKVRDMSKSSTPISVESNDEKTPLATTKPNRKRSSTSNTKLTSPPKKQRSEENKTLDYADEKTPLSSKMSRQAKSKSEAIVDQTASARSESDAKARLRKVKSNEKLDQAPSVRSESETKKGRPRRLKTTDEILHEKLDQAASVRSASETKKGRPKKLKTNDVILHETKDQAASVRSESDTKRGRPSKLKTNDEVSHETKDQAASVRSASETRGQRSKKSRNTDESVPEKLDEAASSRSTSATKNLHEKTSVNNISKSRSEKSEIIQPIDQVAPPKRSKRLASLRTDSQLSEAAGSSKESTKETDVPPEKKVKKSKIESSSMPASETEVSSRSKSKKKTGKSESEPIFCDKAIASSSTPIAKLTTATKVASKLDVASKPDGNTEVPSRSKSKKTTLKSDKDAKAEKAAPIAKAKDVAKTKHKDEEESVTNNSRRKNNQHDPLQDINKYIMKIKGSGRKIQLSLSMCNYAELRQILHSLRNEFDVTDDPRCCDVLLMDRGERTYKFLIGIASNRPILSSCWLHDIKENRSLAVKSNHIFKDYKFMELFKFNPLAVLEPTNLLKGFNFMLGTDIQPNAKDMQAIIESAGGTVHSRAPPIASNVRLYVVASQKDKHMWQLLRNYTNLEYIKTEGVMQALVQHKPELLDEHKLIRL; encoded by the exons ATGGTGTTTGTGACTTTCCGCTTTGAAGATGGTACAAATCCGGAAGCTGTTCAATTGCAGCCAGATACTATATATCGCATTGGTCGTAAGCGGGAACTGGAGTTTCACAGCGACGATGAG tCCTTGGAGCTGGCACACGCAACTATAGCACTTATAGCTGACGGAATTGTGCGTATAGCTGCGGTGGCCGGCAAAGTGCTTGTGAATGGCAGTGAAACCGAAATCCAAAGCATCAGTAATTCAGATATTGTCAATTGTCTGGTGGATTTGAAGTTTGGGAATGTGAAGGCCAAGTTATCCTTTAAGGAAGACAAGCATGATGAAGCG GCTCACGATAGCAGTGGCTTCGAGGAAGAGACAAAGGATAAGTCTGTGGATACAACGGGTGATAGCTTCATCATACCTGAAACAATGCCTCCACCTAAGGAGGTATGCTTCGATGATGACAAGGAACTG GAGAAGATCCAGAATAGAACTGTCAATAACACAAGCGATAGCTTAGTCATTCCCGAATCAATGCCGCCATCGGCTAATACCACATTTGACTGCGATAGTTTTAACATACCCGAAACACAAGCCGTTCCCTTGCACAGACAATCGAGAGGTCCCGAAGTGTCGAAGGTTTCgtttgatgatgatgatttctTAATACCGGAGACACAAGAGGTCTTACCCCAACAAAATCCTAGGCCAGACTTGGAGCATAAGACTAATGTTGTTGTGGACGACGATTCCTCGGAGCTGGGCAGCCAAATTCGGATTTGTACACAGGAGTTTAACGAATTTGATGAAGATGCCATTGATGATTTTGATTCATCTCTTTTGCTTGGCGACGTTGCTATAACAGTGCTTGGTAAAGGAGCTTTAAAGCAGCCAGCGG aCAACGCTGCTGTCGACCAGGAAGTGAGTGCTTTAAATTGGTCTGCAACCAACACAAAGTACTCTGCTGTAAACAGCACTAAGCTGGATGAGGAACATGCGCGCAATGAGGCTTGTTTAACACCCGAATTGTCTGCAGCAGGAATACCACTCGACGATGTACCCTGCACACCCGATTTGTTTGATTTCATTAACAATGAAGCAAATCAGAGCAGTAACTCCCCACCTCATGAATTAATCAATGTAACTGCGGATGTACATCGAAATTCGGTCTGCAGAGCAGAAAAGTCTGCAGTGAACAGCATTGAGACGCCTGACAATACACCAGGAGAGGCGAATGATAATAATGACGACTTCATTGAGACGCAGGCATTTCCCATgcgcaaattaattgcaaacgatgatgatgttgcaacTCAAGCCTTCAACCGAAACGCTAGCTGGAACGATAATGATGATTTCATTGCCACTCAAGTATTTCCAAAGCGAACATCACTGGTGAATAGCAATTTGGAGGACAACATTGCCACGCAAGCATTTATTAGAGATCCTGAAGTGTCCAAAACCAAGCCAAAGGAAACTGACGGCAACAACTCGAATACCTCATCTGCTTTTCTTGCGCCACAGCCAAAATCAACGGTTAATAATTTAGAGAATTTCAACAACTCGAATACCTCATCTCCATTTAAGGCGCCACTGGCAAAGCCAGCGGTTAATGATATTGCTAATAATTCAGAGGACTTAATCGCTACTCAGGTGTTCTTTAAACAGCCTCGAGTATCTGAAACAATCACGAAAGAATCAACGAATTCTAGCATCAACATCAATGACGATATGCAGGAGACTCAGTTGTTTATTCCTCCCAAAACTGCAG ATCCAAATTCTTCGCGATTGAATATATCAGATTGCCTAAGTATCGGAGATGAGTTAGATCATGAACTCAAGGAATTTATTGCACTTAAATCACTGCCTAGTTCATCAGAAGATGAAGATTTCCAGtttgcaaattcaaaatgcaACACCGagaaaaaagagcaaaatGAA ATATCAAAGGAGGTGGCTTACCAATCAGCTACAACTTTTAGTCGAAAACGACTTGCAGTAAAGGTTCGGGACATGTCCAAGTCCAGCACTCCCATTTCTGTTGAATCCAACGACGAAAAAACTCCTTTGGCTACTACAAAACCAAATCGGAAGAGGTCTTCGACGTCAAATACAAAGTTAACATCAC CTCCAAAAAAACAACGTtcagaagaaaataaaactttgGATTATGCTGATGAGAAAACTCCCCTTTCTTCAAAAATGTCACGTCAAGCGAAATCGAAAAGTGAAGCAATTGTAGATCAAACAGCTTCAGCTCGTTCCGAATCAGATGCAAAAGCGCGTTtaagaaaagtgaaaagcaatGAAAAATTGGATCAAGCTCCTTCAGTTCGTTCTGAGTCGGAAACAAAAAAAGGGCGTCCTAGAAGGCTAAAAACCACTGACGAAATTTTGCATGAAAAATTGGATCAAGCAGCTTCAGTTCGCTCAGCatcagaaacaaaaaaaggccGTCctaaaaaactgaaaactaatGACGTGATTTTGCATGAAACAAAGGATCAAGCAGCTTCAGTTCGTTCAGAATCAGACACAAAAAGGGGACGTCCTAGTAAACTGAAAACCAATGACGAGGTTTCGCATGAAACAAAGGATCAAGCAGCTTCAGTTCGTTCAGCATCAGAAACAAGAGGTCAGCGTTCTAAAAAGTCAAGAAATACTGACGAGTCTGTGCCAGAAAAATTAGATGAAGCAGCTTCAAGCCGATCAACATCAGCTACAAAAAATCTGCATGAGAAAACTTCTGTCAACAACATTTCAAAAAGCCGTTCAGAAAAATCAGAAATTATTCAGCCCATTGATCAAGTTGCTCCGCCTAAACGCAGCAAACGTCTGGCGTCACTCAGAACGGATTCACAATTATCTGAAGCTGCTGGGTCAAGCAAGGAATCTACAAAGGAAACCGATGTTCCACCAGAGAAGAAAGTAAAGAAATCAAAGATCGAGAGTTCGAGTATGCCAGCCAGCGAAACTGAAg TTTCTAGTCGCTCTAAATCTAAAAAGAAAACTGGCAAGTCCGAAAGTGAACCAATTTTTTGTGATAAGGCAATTGCCAGCAGCTCAACTCCAATAGCCAAATTAACGACTGCAACTAAGGTTGCATCTAAACTGGATGTTGCAAGCAAGCCTGATGGCAATACCGAAG TGCCTAGTCGCTCAAAATCAAAGAAGACAACACTAAAGTCAGACAAAGATGCGAAAGCTGAAAAGGCAGCTCCCATAGCTAAAGCTAAGGATGTTGCTAAAACAAAGCACAAAGATGAAGAGGAGTCAGTGACTAATAATA GTAGACGCAAAAATAATCAACACGATCCACTTCAAG aTATTAACAAgtatataatgaaaataaagggATCGGGtcgaaaaattcaattatcgTTGTCAATGTGCAATTATGCAGAGCTGCGTCAAATCTTACATTCTTTGAGAA ACGAGTTTGACGTTACTGATGATCCGCGTTGCTGTGACGTTCTCCTCATGGACCGTGGGGAACGCACTTACAAGTTCTTAATAGGAATTGCATCCAATAGACCCATTCTGTCATCTTGTTGGTTACATGACATTAAGGAGAATCGCTCGTTGGCCGTCAAATCGAATCACATATTCAAGGACTACAAATTCATGGAGCTCTTCAAGTTCAATCCACTGGCAGTATTAGAACCAACGAATTTATTAAAAGGCTTTAATTTCATGCTTGGAACTGATATTCAGCCAAATGCCAAGGATATGCAAG CCATCATTGAAAGCGCTGGTGGCACGGTGCACAGTAGAGCTCCGCCAATTGCCAGCAATGTGCGTCTCTATGTGGTGGCTAGTCAGAAGGATAAACATATGTGGCAGCTGCTCAGGAACTACACTAATCTAGAGTACATCAAAACAGAAGGCGTTATGCAGGCGCTAGTGCAACACAAGCCAGAATTGTTGGATGAGCACAAGCTCATCAGATTGTAG
- the LOC132791587 gene encoding actin-related protein 3 codes for MTGRLPACVIDVGTGYSKLGFAGNKEPQFIIPSAIAIKESARVGDNNARRITKGIEDLDFFIGDEAFDATGYSIKYPVRHGLVEDWDLMERFLEQCVFKYLRAEPEDHYFLLTEPPLNTPENREYTAEIMFETFNVPGLYIAVQAVLALAASWASRSAEERTLTGIVVDSGDGVTHVIPVAEGYVIGSCIKHIPIAGRNITSFIQSLLREREVGIPPEQSLETAKAIKEKHCYICPDIAKEFAKYDTEPNKWIRNYTGLNTVTKQPFSVDVGYERFLGPEIFFHPEFSNPDFTIPLSEIVDNVIQNCPIDVRRPLYNNIVLSGGSTMFKDFGRRLQRDIKRSVDTRLRISENLSEGRIKPKPIDVQVITHHMQRYAVWFGGSMLASTPEFYQVCHTKAAYEEYGPSICRHNPVFGTMT; via the exons ATGACAGGCAGGCTACCGGCATGCGTAATTGATGTGGGCACCGG GTACTCGAAACTGGGTTTTGCTGGCAACAAGGAGCCCCAGTTCATAATTCCCTCTGCAATTGCTATTAAGGAGTCCGCTCGTGTTGGTGACAACAATGCGCGACGCATCACAAAAGGTATCGAGGACTTGGACTTTTTTATCGGTGACGAAGCCTTCGATGCCACCGGCTATTCCATTAAA tatcCAGTGCGACATGGATTGGTGGAAGATTGGGATTTGATGGAACGGTTTCTGGAGCAATGCGTCTTCAAGTATTTGCGTGCGGAGCCAGAGGATCATTATTTTCTGTTAACAGAGCCGCCGCTTAATACGCCCGAGAATCGTGAATACACTGCCGAAATCATGTTTGAGACATTCAATGTTCCTGGTCTCTATATTGCGGTGCAGGCGGTGCTAGCTTTGGCTGCCAGTTGGGCATCCAGATCCGCCGAGGAGCGCACACTGACTGGTATTGTGGTGGACAGTGGTGATGGTGTGACGCACGTCATACCTGTG GCGGAAGGTTATGTGATTGGATCGTGCATTAAGCATATACCGATTGCTGGCCGCAACATTACATCGTTTATTCAAAGTTTGCTGCGTGAACGCGAGGTGGGCATACCGCCTGAACAGAGCCTCGAAACTGCCAAAGCGATCAAAGAGAAGCATTGCTACATTTGTCCAGACATTGCCAAAGAGTTTGCCAAGTATGATACGGAGCCAAACAAATGGATTCGCAATTATACCGGCCTCAATACCGTCACCAAGCAACCCTTCAGTGTCGATGTGGGCTATGAACGTTTTCTCGGTCCAGAAATTTTCTTCCATCCCGAATTTTCCAACCCCGACTTTACCATACCGCTGTCAGAGATTGTTGACAATGTCATACAAAACTGTCCCATTGATGTGCGGCGTCCACTCTACAACAATATTGTATTGAGCGGTGGCTCGACCATGTTCAAGGACTTTGGCCGGCGTTTGCAACGCGACATTAAGAGATCGGTGGACACACGCTTGCGTATTAGCGAAAACCTGTCGGAGGGTCGCATTAAG CCAAAGCCCATCGATGTGCAGGTGATTACGCATCATATGCAGCGTTATGCTGTTTGGTTTGGAGGCAGCATGTTGGCCTCAACG CCGGAGTTCTATCAGGTGTGTCACACTAAGGCTGCCTATGAGGAATATGGACCCAGCATCTGCCGTCATAATCCTGTCTTTGGTACCATGACATAA